From Nitrospirota bacterium, one genomic window encodes:
- a CDS encoding restriction endonuclease subunit S, with amino-acid sequence MKNAFPIKLLRTLAREIFAGVSLYNIHEYKGTETLPTINIKDIFDGQINEANLSHIHTINLKNIKKSMVLPYDVIITSRGTQLKIAAIPNSLNQAVITSNLIAIRLGEQMLPGFLAAYLKSTVGQQALLSRATSSTTQLVLTISQIEEMKVPVPPLSLQEKIANFANAVEEQYRLSIESAN; translated from the coding sequence ATGAAGAATGCTTTTCCTATTAAACTATTACGAACTTTGGCAAGAGAGATATTCGCTGGCGTTTCACTTTATAATATTCATGAATATAAAGGGACCGAAACCTTACCAACAATAAACATTAAGGATATTTTTGATGGTCAAATTAATGAAGCAAATCTGTCCCACATTCACACAATTAACCTCAAAAATATAAAAAAAAGTATGGTATTGCCTTATGATGTAATTATTACATCACGTGGCACACAACTAAAAATAGCTGCCATTCCGAACTCTCTAAACCAGGCAGTTATCACATCAAATTTAATTGCAATCAGGCTTGGCGAGCAAATGTTGCCGGGTTTCTTGGCTGCTTATCTTAAAAGTACGGTTGGACAACAGGCGCTTCTTTCCCGTGCAACTTCATCTACAACACAATTAGTGCTGACTATTTCACAGATAGAAGAAATGAAAGTCCCTGTTCCGCCGTTGTCTTTGCAGGAGAAAATTGCTAATTTTGCTAACGCAGTGGAAGAGCAATATCGTCTAAGCATAGAATCTGCAAATTT
- a CDS encoding GDP-mannose 4,6-dehydratase, translating into MKNILITGCAGFIGWKVSERLLKNGSTVLGIDNINDYYDVRLKEWRLGSLKDKANFIFHKSDICDYHFLRGLFSRNKIDAVINLAARAGVRASVENPWAYLDTNVKGTLNLLECCREFGVKKFVLASTSSIYGLDKMPFKEDIKTDTPLAPYSATKKGAEALCYSYHYLYGIDLCVLRYFTVYGPAGRPDMSIFKFIKNIDAGIAIPVFGDGNQTRDFTYIDDIADGTIKALKPTGYETINLGSDHPVKLKYVIKLIEKNLGKKAKIKTLPRHPADVTATWAHIEKAKKLLGWKPKTSIEQGVEKTVKWFLDNKKFLKGLKW; encoded by the coding sequence ATGAAAAATATACTCATTACAGGCTGTGCAGGATTCATTGGCTGGAAGGTCTCTGAAAGGCTGCTTAAAAATGGCTCCACAGTCCTTGGTATTGATAATATAAACGATTATTATGACGTGAGGCTAAAAGAATGGAGGCTCGGTAGTTTAAAGGATAAAGCAAATTTTATTTTCCATAAGTCGGATATATGCGATTATCATTTTTTAAGGGGGCTGTTCTCAAGAAATAAGATAGATGCGGTCATTAATCTTGCTGCGAGGGCAGGGGTAAGGGCTTCGGTTGAAAATCCATGGGCCTACCTTGACACCAATGTAAAAGGGACGTTGAATCTCCTCGAATGCTGCAGGGAATTTGGAGTCAAAAAGTTTGTCCTTGCCTCTACATCAAGCATTTACGGCCTGGACAAAATGCCATTTAAGGAAGATATTAAGACCGATACACCACTTGCCCCATACTCTGCTACAAAAAAGGGGGCCGAAGCTTTATGCTACTCATATCATTACCTATATGGTATTGATCTATGTGTTTTAAGGTATTTCACTGTGTATGGACCTGCTGGCAGGCCTGACATGAGCATATTTAAGTTCATTAAAAACATAGATGCAGGAATAGCAATACCAGTTTTTGGAGATGGTAACCAGACCAGGGATTTTACTTACATCGATGATATTGCAGATGGGACAATAAAGGCTCTGAAACCAACAGGTTATGAGACAATAAATCTTGGAAGCGACCACCCTGTAAAACTCAAATATGTGATTAAACTCATTGAAAAGAATCTTGGCAAAAAAGCAAAAATTAAAACCCTCCCAAGGCACCCTGCTGATGTTACTGCTACATGGGCTCATATAGAAAAGGCAAAAAAACTTCTTGGCTGGAAACCAAAGACCTCTATCGAACAGGGGGTAGAGAAGACAGTCAAGTGGTTTCTGGATAATAAGAAGTTTTTAAAGGGATTAAAGTGGTAA
- a CDS encoding nucleotide sugar dehydrogenase — MIEDFLKGNKTIAIVGLGYVGLPLAIEFGRTFKQVIGFDIKKDRIEQLSSSIDVTGEISKNEILASKVEFTSNSERLREAAVIIVAVPTPIDERKIPELSHLRNASETIGENISRGTIVVYESTVYPGVTEEFCAPIISDFSGLTCGRDFKIGYSPERINPGDKLHTLPNIVKVVAAQDEETAELLAQLYGAVVKAGIHKAPNIKTAEAAKVIENIQRDLNIALINELSIIFHRLDLDTKEVLAAASTKWNFLRFEPGLVGGHCIGVDPYYLTFKAQAVGYHPEVILSGRRINDSIGKYIAEQTVKQLIASNRAVKGSKILILGLTFKENIRDIRNTKVLDIYNELKDYGVEVFIHDPHALKKEVLETYGISLIERPEDATPYDGIILAVKHTAYRNFAIEYLKTLCNGSPVLIDIKGLFEPHISEKAGFHYWRL; from the coding sequence ATGATTGAGGATTTTTTAAAGGGCAACAAAACTATTGCTATTGTGGGGCTTGGCTATGTAGGCCTTCCATTGGCCATTGAGTTTGGCAGAACTTTTAAGCAGGTCATCGGCTTTGATATTAAAAAAGACCGCATAGAGCAGCTCTCAAGCAGCATAGATGTAACAGGCGAAATATCAAAAAATGAGATTCTCGCATCAAAGGTAGAATTTACCAGCAATTCTGAAAGGCTGCGAGAGGCCGCAGTAATAATTGTGGCTGTGCCGACCCCGATTGATGAACGCAAGATTCCAGAACTCAGCCATCTCAGGAATGCCTCTGAAACAATCGGGGAAAACATCTCCAGAGGCACAATTGTAGTGTATGAATCAACAGTTTACCCGGGGGTGACAGAAGAGTTTTGTGCGCCAATCATCTCAGACTTCTCAGGTCTTACCTGTGGCAGAGATTTTAAAATAGGTTATTCTCCTGAAAGAATCAACCCAGGCGACAAACTCCATACACTACCAAACATTGTAAAGGTAGTGGCAGCCCAGGACGAGGAAACTGCAGAGCTCCTCGCCCAGCTCTATGGGGCAGTTGTTAAAGCAGGAATCCACAAGGCACCCAATATCAAAACAGCTGAAGCAGCAAAGGTGATAGAGAATATACAGAGGGACCTCAATATTGCACTTATAAACGAATTGAGCATTATTTTCCATAGACTTGACCTTGACACAAAAGAGGTCCTCGCTGCAGCATCCACAAAGTGGAACTTTCTACGCTTTGAACCAGGCCTTGTTGGAGGCCACTGCATAGGGGTAGACCCTTATTACCTTACTTTTAAGGCACAGGCAGTTGGCTATCATCCTGAGGTAATTCTTTCAGGCAGGAGGATTAATGACAGCATAGGCAAATACATAGCAGAGCAGACCGTTAAACAGCTCATAGCCTCAAACAGGGCAGTGAAGGGGAGCAAAATCCTTATCCTCGGCCTGACCTTTAAGGAAAACATCCGTGACATAAGGAATACAAAGGTTTTAGATATTTACAATGAGCTCAAGGATTACGGCGTGGAGGTTTTTATCCACGACCCCCATGCCTTAAAGAAAGAGGTTCTGGAGACATATGGAATTTCTCTCATAGAGAGGCCTGAGGATGCTACTCCTTACGATGGAATAATCTTAGCTGTAAAACATACGGCATATAGAAATTTTGCAATTGAATATTTAAAAACCCTCTGCAATGGCAGCCCTGTCCTTATTGATATAAAGGGTTTGTTTGAGCCTCATATTTCAGAAAAAGCAGGCTTTCACTACTGGAGGCTATAA